The Mangrovibacterium diazotrophicum DNA window CGAACCCAGAAATAGTTCATGTGCTCAATCTGGCGTTCAACCCATTCGTCTGATGACAGAACATCTAATTTTTTGGCCGTTTCGTTCCAACCCACATAAGTATTAAATGAAATTTGAGGGCGACCAGTTTTCCCTTTTTTTGTTGTGATGATCACAACCCCGTTTGATCCGCGAGAACCGTATATTGAAGCAGCAGCAGCATCTTTCAAAACCTGGATTGACTCAATATCATTCGGGTTCAAGTTAGTCAGCGGGTTACCATTGGAGAAACCACCGCTTGATGATTGTGGCGAAACTTCCAGCGGGAATCCGTCGACAACGTACAAGGGTTCGTTATTCGCAGAGATTGAGCCGGTACCTCGAACCTGAATACTGAAGCCTTGTCCCGGCAGACCGCTGGTTTGTTGAACACGCACACCGGCCATCTGGCCAATCAAAGCCTGGTCAACTTTATTCACCGGGCGCTCATTCAATTTTTCAGCGTCCATGGTGGCAATTGAGCTGATGATGTCGCTTTTCTTCTGCGTACCGTAGCCCACAACAACTACCTCGTCGATACCCAGGGTTTCTTCTTCCAAAACAACATCAATATTAGCTTGGCCGGCAACTGCAATTTCTTTCACTTGCATACCCACAAAACTGAAAACCAAAGTTGCACCGGTCGGAACTTCGATTGCGTAGTTTCCATCAAAGTCGGTAATGGTACCGTTGGTTGTTCCTTTTTCAACCACCGTCACACCAGGGAGGGGCGCGCCTTGTTTGTCTTTAACATTACCCTTTACCGTTTTAGATTGTGCCACTTGGGTGTTACCGCCCGATGGTGTTAAAACAATTAAATTATTCTCCAGCACCTTGTAGGTGATGGAAGAGTTCGCGAATATCTGATCCAGGACTTCTTCGACATCTGCGTTTTCGGTGTTCACCGTAACGGTCCGATTCAGGTCGGTAAATTCATCGTTGTATAGAAAGTGAAACTGACTTTGTTCCTCAATTTCGATCAGTACATCCTTGATTGTCTTTTCGTTAAGCTTAAGTTTAAATTTGGTGGCCTGCGAGTAGGAACTCGCGCTTACATGAAAGACGATAAGGAAAGTAAATAGCGTCGTTAGTTTCATGATTAAGAATAGTTTTTTCATTCCGGACGCAAAGAGCCAACCGGAATAATCCAGATTTTTTTTCATAATTTAGCATTGTTAATTAGTTAAACAACTTCATTGAGGGGAACCGCCAAGAACGCCTCAAGTGGTTTGGTTAAGAATTTTAACGAATGGGAGAGCGATCTCCCATTTTTGTTTTGGTTATTTCATAGAGTGACTATTTTTTAATTAGTGGTTCATACTCGCGTTTAAGTTTCTCGTTGATCGTTAGGATTACCTTATTCTCGTTTATGGTATAGTTCAAAGGAATAGTCAGCTGCACTGCCTGTAACAACTGTCCGAGTGTTTGTTGCTCAATGGATCCGGAAATTTTATACGATTTTAGTCGTTCGTCTGCGATGGTAATTTTCACGTCATAACGACGTTCCAGTGTTTTAGCAAAATCCAGCATATTTTCTCGTTCAAATATCCAGCGTTTGCCTCTCCACGACGTGTATAGCTCGGTGTTAACGTTATCTGCAATTTTATACGACATATTGTTGTTTAACGAGCTTCCCAAATTGATGGTTATCTTTTGGTTGGGTTGAAGAACTACATGGTCACCAAACTCCGATACATCAACTTTTCCTTCAACCAGGGTCGTCTCCAGTAAGTTCTCGTCGGCGTAGGCTTTTACGTTAAAGGCGGTACCAACAGCTTTAACCTTTACATCACCGGCTTTAACAACAAAGGGGAGATCTGTATTTTTTGCAACCTCAAAATATCCTTCACCGGTAAGCTGAATGTCGCGGTCTTTTGAGTTGAAGGTGCTGCTGTAAGTCAATTTACTGCCGGCGTTCAACCATACTTTGGTACCATCGCCAAGATTCATGTTCAACTTGGCACCATAGGGAGCCTCAATTTCGTAATGAGCGACTTCTGACTGAAAGCCTAGTTGTCCTCTGTTGCTCATCCAAACGGCACCCAGTAAAAAGGCCAAAACAAATACGGCCGCAATTTTTATCCACTCGGGAATTCTTTTGATTGGAATGGTTTTCGATTTTTGAGCTGGAGAATTTTGAATCCGGTTTTGGAGTGCGGAGTAACGCTGTTCGATGTTTAGATGTTTGGAGTCGGCCAATTGGCCTGCTGCAAACCAAGCGTCGCGAATCTCTTCGTAGTGCTTGAAGTTCTCGGGATCAGTATCGATCCAGGCTTCAACTTGAGAAACTTCGTCTTTTGAAGCTTCACCCTGCAGACATTTTAAAATAAGCTCATCCATCCAACTGTGAATTTTGGGGCGTTACAGAGGAGTGACAACTTTGTGGTCAAAAGAGGTGACAAAAATTTTTCAGTTTTTGAAGAAAAGAACGACGAGCAGGTGTTTGAGATCTTTTTGAAGTCGGGTTAAAGCTCTCAATAATTGTGTTTTAACGGTGTTGACTGAGACCTCCAGAATTTCAGCAATTTCTTTGTTTTTTTTCCCTTCAAGCCGGCTCATTACAAAGATTTGGCGACACTGATCCGGTAGTTTCTCGATCGAATTTTGCAGTTTGATCTCGTATTCTTTTTCGATCAGGGTTGAAAGGGGGAAGCTGTTGTTCGCTTTTTCAATTTCCTCAAATGCCTGGTGGGTTTGATAAAGGAGAAACTTATCTTCAACCTTTTTATGTTTGAGGTGATTCAGGGAGTTGTTGTAAACAGTTCGGTAAAAATAGGCAGCTGGTGAAGTTTGGACGACAATTTGATCCCGTTTTTCCCAAACCCGAAAAAACAGTTCTTCCACGATCTCTTCGGCGGCAAGACTGTCCTTCAAAAGATCGTAGCAATAGTTATACAAGCGCCCGTAATATTTCTTGAAGAAATACTCAAAAGCACCCTCGTCGCCACGACTCATTTTACGAAAGATTTCAATTTCGTTTGTGGTCATTCAATCGGGATCGTTACACTGACGTTTATACTTAACCTATCTAGAGTCGATAAGATTTAACAATAAAAGTAAAATCTGTGTTGCACGTAAATGTATTGGTTTATCCTCTCTCGAGCAAATGTCTGAAGCGTTTAATCTGCTCGGGCGAGCCCAGAACAAACAATTGGTCGCCGCGGCTCAGTGTTAATTCCGACGAAGGGTTGAAGATGTACTTGGCTCCGCTGATCTTGATTCCGACGATATTGATTCCGGAAATGTCCTTGCTGCGAAGTTCTTCGATGGAGTGATTGACAAAGCAATCGGCCATGTTTGTGCAGCTGATTTCTTCCAGACTTACATCTTTACTGTGTTGAAGGAGAATGTATTCGAGGAATTCGACGACATCGGGCTGTGTAATCAGTTTCGCCATTCGCTGGCCGCCAATGCGTTCGGGCATGATCACGTTCGTAACCCCGGCCCGTTTGAGTTTCGATACCGATTCCATCTCGCTTGCACGGCTGACGATCTTCAGGCTCGGGTTCATACTGCGCGCCGTTAGTGCTACAAAAACATTGTCGGCGTCGTTTGGCGTGGTTGCAATTAATGCACGGGCGTGATCAACACCGGCTTGCTTTAGCACATCCTCATGGGTGGCGTCTCCCCGAATGTACAACAACTCTTCATTATCGCGAATTCGACTGATCACGTTGTCGCGCTTGTCGATGATGACAAACTCAATTCCGTAATCCATTAATTCCATGGCTACTTGTTCACCGTTTCGGCCGAACCCGATGATGATGACATGGTCTTTCAATTTTTGAATTTTCTTGTCCACCCGATATGTTTTTAAGTAGTTAACTAATTCGCCATCAAAAACAAAGCGTGCCAGGTTGGAGCCCACATAGGCCAAACTTCCCAGGCTGGTAATAATCAACCCTGATGTGAAAATCTTACCAATGTCGCTAAGCGGATGTACTTCGCTGAACCCAACCGTAGAGATGGTGATGATGGTCATGAAAAAGGCATCGATCAGCGAATATTTTTCGATATACATGTAGGCCAAAGTCCCAATGGAGAGCATCGAAAAAAGCAGCAGAACACCAACACGGAGGGTTCTGTTGGAAACATCCTGAAATTTATTCGTCGACTGGCTCATGCTTTTCGTGGTTGCTGTGATGGATCAACTTCATTCCTACAGGGCAATTTAAGCATTTTTTGGCATTGCAATAATTATTCTTCAGCTGAATCAGCGCCTGTGTGTCGAAGGCGGATCGCGCCGCAATCCCCAAGCCGGCCCAGTTGGCGATTATTGAATTGGTTTCAGCAGGTATCTGTTCCAGGTAGTTTAGTGCCAAATCCTTCAAAGGTTGCTTTTTATGGTATTCACCGTAGACAAAAAGGAATGGTACCAACGTATTAATCACTAGGTTGAAGAAAGCCGAGTCACCAAGGTGCTTAGCTTGCTTTTTTGATAGCTTGTTGAATTTAAAATGGCTTTCCCAATAGGAAGAGGCTTCGATTTGAAAGAGCTTTTTAACGTCGCTTAATTTCTCCGTTTCGATGATATGGGAAAATAAAGCCGTCGATTGGTGAACGAGCATAGCGAATTGAGCAATCCGCACGGTTGGGAAGTTGACCGGTCTCAGGCGCAGGAATTTCCACAAATGTCCTTCAATGGGTTTCAGCTTGTATTTTTTATAAAGGAAAGAGAATTCCTGGCGCAAAGCCAGAAAATAGTCATCGCCAACCAATTCTTCGTTCAGTAAACCGGCTGTGCCGTAGAGCAGTGCTTCCAGCTGAAACAGGTCGTTTTTGTGTTTCCCCAGAATGGATAGTGGTAGTACTTTTGCCAGCAGTTCGAACGGTACAGCATTTGTTTTGAAACCGAAGTTTCGCGCCAGAAATTGGTAGAAAGTTTCATTCCAGTCGTTGTTGTTTTGTTGCAGCCGCTCGGTGATTTCCGCTGTTTTTTGTTGCAGCCGCTCTACCATTAGCGCGTGATACCAGATTTGCAATGTAATCGATGGAACACGATGAATAGAATCTGCACAGGGAATCCAGCTGGTCGATTTCTGAAGTTTTAGGTAGTTGTGTTCCAGTATTTCGTCGTAGTTCAGGCAGGCACATTCAATGTGTTCGCCTTTTGAATTTTGAATTGCGGTGTCGTCTTCTTTTACCACATGAAGAATAACATTGTCGTAGGCGCCGTCTTTCTCGTGCTTGTGTTTGATCCAATCGCTGGATCGCCAATGAATCTCCACATTTCCAGCCCAGGTTGTTTCGCCGATTTTTAGTCGGGCATTGAAAAAGTCCGGTCCGGCATCGGTATTCTGAAAGCCAGGTGAAATGACTTTGATTGGTTGTCCCGAGCTGGTTTGAAATGGATCCTCGTTAAAAAGACGGTGTTTCCACAAAAATTGAAGGAAGAACTCGTTCATAGGTTTTGGCTTGATCAGGTTAACTAAAATAAGAAAAATATCACTTGACAACCAGCTGTTTGTGAGCATTGTGCTCATTCGTTGAGGTGAATTTGGCTGCTTCGCGATTTCGGAAAATCTGTTTTAATCGTAAACCGCCCATTTCGCTACAAATTCAAGCTTTTTGATGTAGCTTTTTCAGTGTTTTTTCACGTATATATTTAATGTAAGGCTGGATGTATTTTCGGATAGAACCGACTAACTTTAATAGAGAACCTAAAGCTTGTGATGAATTTGAGTAAATTAAATATCACGCGAATTGTCGTAGTTGTGTTCTTTTTCGCAATTGCTGTTTCGATCGCTTCGGCGACCATCGGAAGAGAAATATACGGGGCAACGAAGGTGAGTTTGCTGTCGTTTGGGATTATCAACTTCTCGGGCTATCTCTTCTTTTTGATTATGCCGGTTGAGTTGGCTTTTATTTACTACCTTCACTCGCATCTCAGTCTTTTTCTGCTGAATATTATTGCAATTGTAACGGCCCTAGGGGCGCAGCTCATTGATTACTGTATTGGTCGCTGGCTGAGTGCGTCGTTTATCGACAAGCTGGTGGGGCGTCACCGGTACGAAAAAGCGGAGGAGGAAATTCGTGCGTATGGTAATATTGCTATTTTCCTTTTCAACTTATTACCGCTTTCATCGCCTATTATTCTGTTGGCTGCCGGTATGCTGAAACATCCGATCCGGCAGGCCATTTTTTACAGCCTGCTTGGGCTGGTTGCTAAATACCTGTTTATCTCGATCATCTTCTTTTAGAAAAACAAAGCCCGAAGCTCTTGCGAACTCCGGGCCGGATTATGATTGATTATAAACATTTGTAGGTGCGGACAAGTCGTCCTATTTATCTTTACAGCAAATCTGCTTCCAGTAGCAATTCTTCCATATCAACTTGCACATCCATAGCAGCCATTCTCGCTTTCTCAGCAAAATCCTCGTCGTTTGAAGCGTAAATGATAGCACGGGAAGAGTTCACCAACAATCCGCAATGATCGTTCATACCGTATTTAGCCACCTCTTCCAGGCTGCCGCCTTGCGCTCCAACACCCGGAACCAACAGGAAGTGATCCGGAACCAGCTCGCGGATGCCTTCCAGGTTTTCAGCCTTGGTGGCGCCAACCACGTACATCATGTTGTCGGTTGTACCCCAGGTTTGCGATGTTTTCAGCACCGACTCGTACAGCTGGTCGCCGCTTTCCTCATCTTTCAGGAATTGAAAATCGAAAGCACCCTTGTTTGACGTCAAAGCCAATAAAATCACCCAGCGATCCAGGTAAGTCATGAATGGTTTTACTGAATCTTCACCCATGTAAGGTGCAACAGTTACGGCATCAAAATCCATGTGATCGAAGAACGCACGAGCGTACAAATTCGATGTGTTGCCAATATCGCCGCGTTTGGCATCGGCAATAATGAATTGCTCCGGGTATTTCTCGCGAATGTAGTTCACGGTTTTTTCCAAAGCCACCCAGCCGGCAACGCCCAGGCTTTCGTAAAAAGCCAGGTTTGGTTTGTATGCCACACACAAATCCTGTGTTGCGTCGATGATTTCTTTGTTGAAAGCGAAAATCGGGTCTGAAGTATCTTTCAGGTGAGCTGGGATCTTCAGAATATCGGTGTCTAGTCCAATGCACAGGAAACTGCGCTTGGCTTTGATCTGTTCAAAAAGTTGTTCTTTGTTCATTTTATATCGTCGTTATAAAGTGAGGGCCTCACTCGATAAATTTAAATTTCAGCCTCTTTCAAACGCTCTGCGTTTTCTTCGAGCATCAGTTTTTCGATGATCTCGTCGATATCGCCGTTGATGATCGCCTGCAGGTTGTAAAGTGTCAGGTTGATACGGTGATCGGTTACGCGTCCCTGTGGCCAGTTGTAGGTACGGATTTTGGCAGAACGGTCACCCGTTGATACCATGGTTTTCCGTTTCGAAGCAATCTCGTCCAAATACTTCTGGTGTTCCATATTGTAGATACGGGTACGCAGTTCGATCATCGCTTTATCGAGGTTTTTCAACTTCGATTTCTGATCCTGGCACTGTACCACGATACCGGTCGGAATGTGTGTCAAACGAATGGCGGAGTATGTGGTGTTCACCGACTGTCCTCCGGGACCTGACGAACAGAACTCGTCGCGACGGATATCTTCATTGCGCAGTTCGATGTCGAACTCTTCTGCTTCAGGCAACACGGCTACCGATGCCGCAGAAGTGTGCACACGTCCCTGTGTTTCGGTTTGAGGCACGCGCTGAACACGGTGCACGCCCGATTCGTATTTCATGATTCCGTATACATTCTCTCCGGTGATGGTAGCAACAATCTCTTTGTAGCCGCCAGATGTACCCTCGCTCACCGAGCTTACTTCCAAGCGCCAGCCTTTTCGTTCGGCGTATTTTGAATACATTTTGAAAAGGTCACCGGCGAAAATTGAGGCTTCGTCGCCACCAGTACCGGCACGGATTTCGAGAATGGCATTCTTGGCGTCTTCCGGATCGGCAGGTACCAGTAATAACTTAATTTCTTGTTCTTTGCCCGGAATTGCGTCTTCGCTTTGTTCAATCTCTTCTTTGGCCATTTCGCGAATATCCGGGTCGCTCTCCTCAGCCAACATTTGTTTGCCTGATTCAATATTTTCAATCAGGTTTTTATAATCTTTAAAAGCTTGCACCAAAGCTTCCAGGCGACGATACTCCTGGTTCAGCTTCACGTAGCGTTTCATGTCGCTCATCGTTGCCGGGTCAGTAATTTGCTGGCCAACCTCGTCGAAGCGGTGCTGAATGCTTTCGTATTTTTCTAATAATGAATAATCTGCCATATAATCAGTTCCAAGTTAACAGTTTAAAGTTCCAAGTTTCGAGTTCCAAGTTTCGGTTACTCACGACTCATGTCTCAATACTCTAATACTCGAATGTTCCGAATTCGGATGTAATGGTGAGTTTTTTGCCTTCGTGAGCTTCAACCCGACCAACAACCTGCGCGTCGATATTGAATGATTTTGAGATTTCGATAATCGCATCAGCCAATTCAGGCTTCACATAGATCTCCATGCGGTGTCCCATGTTGAAGACTTTGTACATTTCAGCCCATTCGGTTTTCGATTCTTCCTGAATTAATTTAAACAGCGGAGGAACCGGGAACAGGTTGTCTTTAATCACATGTACGCCGTCAACAAAGTGCAGCACTTTTGTTTGCGCGCCACCCGAGCAGTGCACCATTCCGTGGATTTCGGAGCGGTGAGCATCCAGAATTTTTTTAATAACCGGAGCATAAGTACGCGTTGCAGAAAGCACCAGTTTACCGGCATCGATGCCCAAACCTTCGATAGCATCGGTCAGTTTTTTCGTTCCCGAATAAACCAGTTCTGCCGGAACTTCGGCATCAAAGCTTTCCGGATATTTAGTTGCCAGGTAGTTGGCAAATACATCGTGACGAGCCGAAGTCAGACCATTGCTGCCCATGCCTCCGTTGTATTCTTTTTCGTAAGTTGCCTGGCCAAATGAAGCCAATCCAACAATGACATCACCTGCCTGGATGTTGTCGGCTGAAATCACATCCGAGCGTTTCATGCGGCAGGTCACCGTCGAGTCCACGATAATGGTCCGAACGACATCGCCCACATCAGCTGTTTCGCCGCCGGTAGGGTAAACACCAACGCCCATTTCCTGCAATTCGCGACAAAGTTCGTCGGTTCCATTAATGATCGCGGCGATCACTTCACCCGGAATTTTATTTTTGTTACGACCAATGGTTGACGACAGCAAAATGTTATCCACTGCTCCAACGCACAACAAGTCGTCGATATTCATGATCAACGCATCCTGAGCGATTCCCTTCCAAACCGAAATATCACCGGTTTCTTTCCAGTACATGTAAGCCAGGGAAGATTTGGTTCCGGCACCGTCGGCGTGCATAATGTTGCACCAGTCCGGATCGCCGCCCAACACGTCGGGAATAATTTTGCAAAACGCTTTCGGGAACAGTCCTTTATCGATGTTTTTGATGGCGTTGTGCACATCCTCTTTCGAAGCCGAAACGCCCCGTGCCATATACCTGCTGTCGCTCATAAAATTGGATTCTGAATTCGGGGCACAAAGTTAATATTTTTAGGGAAATATGCAGGTGTAAATATGCAGGGGCATCGATTGCTATTTGAAGAAAATGAGGAAACCTTTCTTCGAGCTCCGATGTTTACTACCTTTGTCGCACCCTCCAATAAAAACTGGTCGCTTCGAAATCGAAGGTTTTATATGAGCAAAACAACGCGCCAATTAGCCAACATCATTTCCGTAACACTCGGAATGCGTCTCTTCTCCATGTTAATTATCATCCCGTTTTTGTCGGTTTATGCCCTGAATTTAGAAGGTGGGGCGCCATGGCTGACGGGTTATGCACTCGGGATTTTCGGTCTAACGCAAGCTGTTTTGCAGATTCCGTTCGGCATGTTGAGCGACCGGATTGGTTACAAGAAAATGATGCTAGCCGGTTTGATCATGCTCATTGTGGGCCTGTTGACCGCTGCCTATGCCACCAGTATTTACTGGCTGATTTTCGCGCGCGCTTTGCAGGGGAGTGGTGCCATCGTTACGGTTGGCTATTCGTGGATTTCGTCGGCAGCCGGTGATGAAGAAAGGGATAAACAGTTAACTCGGCTGGGAGCAGTTTTGGGAACTTTCACCATGCTTTCTTATCTGATCGGTCCACTGGTTCACATTGTGCTTAGCGTGAGTCACATGTTTGTCTTTTCGGCTGTGTTGATTGCGATCTGCTTTGTGTGGGTGCTGTTGTTCACCAAACAGGTTGATCCGGAAGTTCGGAAATTGAAGAGCGCTGAGAAGGCAAAGCAGAAGTCGGTTTTTAATCGTCGTAATTTGATGATGGGACTCATGCTGACGACGAACAACCTGATGAGCATGGCCTTCTTTTTTATGCTTCCGATGTTACTAACCGGAGTGCTCGAAACAAACCGCATGTGGATGATTTTGACGCCCGCCATCCTTTGTTCTGTTCTCTTGCTGCCCGTATTTTCCAGGTTGAGTCAGAAAGGCAAGGGCAAAATTACGATTGGCTCGCTGTTTATTGTTGAAGGACTTGGATTTGGGCTGATGTACATCGGCAATATCGCCGGCATTGTTGCCGGAACGATTTTGCTAACCACCGGTACATTTGCTATTTCAACCATTGTGCCGATGCTCGCCAATCGCGGCATCGATAATCAGCAACGTGGCAAAGGAAACGGGATTATTGTCAGCTTGCAGTATGTCGGATCATTCCTGGGAGCGGCGCTAACGGGAACACTGTGGAACTTCTCTCCCGATTTCGCTTTTGTGTTTACCGGATTGGTTGCTCTTGGCGGAATGACGTTAGTTGCGACCTTCCCGAAAAACAAACAGGCTGAAGCGGCCACTGCTTAAGCCAAACACAAAAAAAAAGGATGCCATTTGCGGACATCCTTTCAGCTATATTTTTGATTCACCTTCAAAGTAAATATTGAAAAAGATCCGGTTTATCGTTGATGTATTCATGAATGAAACCGTGTTCTGTCATGCGTTGCACAAGGCCATCAAAGTCTTTTTTGTCGGTCAACTCAATGCCCACAAAAGCGGGGCCTTTCTCGCGGTTTGTCTTTTTTGAATAATCGAAATGGGTGATGTCGTCGTTGGGCCCCAAAACATTGTCGATAAAATCGCGCAGAGCTCCGGCCCGCTGAGGAAAACGGATGATGAAATAATGCTTCAATCCTTCGAACAGCAGTGAACGCTCCTTGATTTCTTCGGTACGGGTAATGTCGTTGTTGCTTCCGGAAACGATGCAAACCACATTTTTCCCTTTAATCTGATCAGCGTAATAATCGAGTGCTGCAATGGAAAGTGCTCCGGCAGGTTCTACCACAATGGCATCGCGGTTATAAAGCTCCAGAATCTTCGTACAAACACGTCCTTCTGGAACCAGCACGATGTCGTCAACCACCTCTTTGCAAATTTCGAAAGGCAGATCGCCGACTCGTTGCACGGCTGCTCCATCGACGAACTTATCGATGTTTTCCAGTTTCACAACCTCGCCTTTTTTCATCGATTCCGACATGGACGGTGCTCCGGCGGGTTCAACCCCGATAATTTTCGTATTTGGGCTGACTTGTTTGAAGTAACTTCCAACGCCGGCAATCAAACCACCACCACCAATTGGTACAAACAGGTAATCGATTTGGCAGGTTGAATCCTGGATGATTTCCAGCGCAACGGTTGCCTGACCTTCGATAATCAGCGGGTCGTCGAACGGGTGGATGAATGTTTGGCCATTTTCCTCGCAGTCCTTCAACGCTTCGGCACTTGCCTGGTCGTAGGTGTCTCCAAACAGAATGATTTCGACATTGTCGCGGCCGAACATTTGTGCCTGTTTAATCTTCTGCTTCGGTGTCGTCGTCGGCATATAAATTTTTGCCTTGATACCCAGCTTGTAGCTGGAGTAGGCTACACCTTGTGCATGGTTTCCGGCGCTGGCGCAAACAATTCCGTTTTGCAGCTGCTCAGGGCTCAGGCTTTTGATCTTGTTGAATGCCCCGCGGATTTTATACGAACGTACTTGTTGCAGGTCTTCGCGTTTCAGCATGACGCGCGCCTGAAACTGTTCCGACAAGTTCAGGTTGGCGGCCAGCGGCGTTCCGCTTAGAACTTCATTAATCGTCAGTTTGGCCCGGTTGATGGCCTGTAAACTTGGGAAATATTTTTTTGTCATTTGTACTCGGTTAAGAACATCATTTTGGAAAGGGATGGTTGTCCCAAATTGAATATTCGGGATAAGTCTGCAACCCGCTTAAAACATTACGTTATTTTTCCGTTTCCGGCGTAAATTTTTCGTGGTAGTCTGTAGAAAGAACACGGAACTCGGTTCTTCGGTTGATCGATTTCGCAATTTCCTGTTGCTCGGGTGTTAATCGGTTGATGAATTCTTCCGTCAACTCGTCATTCCGCTTCAGGAAATCGTACTGACGAGCCAACTCACGGGTGATCTTTTTCGGCCATGTTTCGCCATAACCTTTTGCCACCAATCGATCCGGATTGATACCCCGTTCAATAAGATAATCTACGGCTGCCTGTGCCCGCTTTTGTGATAAGTCGAAGTTGAACTTGTCGGAACCAACGTGGTCGGTGTGCGACATAAGCTCGATGGTGATCGTTGGGTTGGTTTCAAGAATTTGCACCACGCTGTCGAGCGAATGTTTTGAAGCTTCATTCAACTCCCAGGCACCAAAAGCGTAGCTGATGTTTTCAACCTTTATTGGCGCATCTGTCGGTGTGAGGTACAGGTTCACATGAAAATCTTTACTGTCGGTCAGCCCAATTGTGTTTTCGCGGATTTTGTCATTTAAATAGCCGTCGCGGTATGCTGCAAAAACGTACTCGGTTTCGGGATTCAGCTTGAGCTGAAATTTTCCGTCGGTTGCACGCATGCGCAGGTTGGTACCGTCGGTCGCAATCACACGAACGCGGGCCCCGTCGATGCGCTGTCCTGTTTCTTTATCGAAGATCTCGCCGGTTATCCGGTACACTTTGGGTGGAAGATAGAAGGAATAAATGTCGTCGCTTCTCGATCCTTTGCGATTGGAGGAAAACAGTCCGCGCGGATTTTCCTCATGAATGAAGGTCATTCCGAAGTCGTCGCCGGATGAATTAACCGGGACCTGCAGGTTTTCGATTGTCCATTTACCGTCTTCGTCCTTGGTCGCTTTAAAAATATCAAGTCCGCCCATACCAGGGTGGTAGTCCGACGAAAAATACAGGTTTCCTTCCCAGTCGACTGAAGGGAACATTTCGTCGCCGGGAGTATTAATTTCTTTGCCTAGATTGACCGGCTTGCCGAAAGTACTTCCTTCGCGGGTAGCCATCCAAATGTCGTATCCTCCATAACCGCCGGATTTGTTGGAAGTGAAATAAAGCGTGTTGCCGTCGGGCGAAAAAGCCGGGTGGGCAGCAACCAAACTGTCGGACGTCAACGGCAGTAAAACCGGTTCGGACCAATTACCACGAGACATGCGTGCCGCGAAAAGGCTCGCACCCAGATCTTTGGTTTTGTCGAAACGGCAACGGGTAAAAACCATCAGGTCGCCGTTTGGTGATATGGCCGGAGCCCCTTCATCTTCTTCGGTATTGATAATTCCGCTGTCGTCGATCAGCTCCGGCTCAGACCATTTCTGCTTTTGCAGCTGAAATTCCGAGCGGTACAAATCGCCAAAATGCTGGCCGGTGATCGCACTGGTGCGTTTCCCGCTGATGTCGCTTTCCCGCATCGATGATAAAATAAGTTCGTTGTCGCGGCCGGCGATAAAAGCAGGAGAGTAGTCGCTGAATTTGGAGCTCAGTTCTTTTACCGGAGCAACGATGTAGCGT harbors:
- the porE gene encoding PorE family type IX secretion system protein, coding for MKRILLTRLVLLGLVFILGACTSQKMYRSGMTSVEMGEYYRSAEKFRKAYRKDNNPQHRMEMAFQLAEAYRKLGDYGRASIWYKNAIRRNYPDPKAMLYCAECLRAYQNFEEAKIYYQQYLEQFPDDQQAQNGLAACTYVPEWEENPSRYIVAPVKELSSKFSDYSPAFIAGRDNELILSSMRESDISGKRTSAITGQHFGDLYRSEFQLQKQKWSEPELIDDSGIINTEEDEGAPAISPNGDLMVFTRCRFDKTKDLGASLFAARMSRGNWSEPVLLPLTSDSLVAAHPAFSPDGNTLYFTSNKSGGYGGYDIWMATREGSTFGKPVNLGKEINTPGDEMFPSVDWEGNLYFSSDYHPGMGGLDIFKATKDEDGKWTIENLQVPVNSSGDDFGMTFIHEENPRGLFSSNRKGSRSDDIYSFYLPPKVYRITGEIFDKETGQRIDGARVRVIATDGTNLRMRATDGKFQLKLNPETEYVFAAYRDGYLNDKIRENTIGLTDSKDFHVNLYLTPTDAPIKVENISYAFGAWELNEASKHSLDSVVQILETNPTITIELMSHTDHVGSDKFNFDLSQKRAQAAVDYLIERGINPDRLVAKGYGETWPKKITRELARQYDFLKRNDELTEEFINRLTPEQQEIAKSINRRTEFRVLSTDYHEKFTPETEK